A window of Sphingobacterium sp. SRCM116780 contains these coding sequences:
- the argC gene encoding N-acetyl-gamma-glutamyl-phosphate reductase, with product MEKIKVGIVGSAGYTGGELLRVLIYHPQVEIVFAHSASNAGNKVYEVHNDLFGDTELTFGSALSDAIDVLFLCVGHGDAKKFLDSNQIADHIKIIDLSQDYRLRANNTYQTKAFVYGLPELNREQIKKADYIANPGCFATNIQLALLPLAANGFLPDQVHVNATTGSTGAGQKPGATTHFSWRNNNLSAYKSFEHQHLQEISESLDQLQAGFLPQSESSLLDRAAEKINFVPQRGDFTRGIFSAIYVDIALSEQEAYALYENYYASHPFTHVSRKNIDLKQVVNTNKSIIHLEKHGNKLLILNVIDNLLKGASGQAVQNMNLMFGLDEKAGLNLKSVGF from the coding sequence ATGGAAAAAATTAAAGTTGGAATTGTTGGTTCAGCAGGGTATACAGGAGGTGAGCTGTTACGAGTATTGATTTATCATCCTCAAGTTGAAATCGTATTTGCACATAGTGCTTCCAATGCTGGTAATAAAGTATATGAAGTCCACAATGATTTATTTGGAGATACAGAATTAACATTTGGTTCAGCGCTAAGTGATGCTATAGATGTCTTGTTTTTATGCGTAGGACATGGAGATGCTAAAAAATTTTTAGATTCAAATCAGATTGCAGATCATATCAAAATTATTGACCTTTCGCAAGATTATCGTCTACGGGCAAACAACACTTATCAAACTAAAGCTTTTGTTTATGGATTACCAGAACTTAACCGAGAACAGATAAAAAAAGCTGATTACATCGCTAACCCTGGTTGTTTCGCAACCAATATACAGTTGGCACTATTGCCTTTAGCAGCAAATGGTTTTCTTCCAGATCAGGTTCACGTAAATGCCACTACGGGTTCAACAGGAGCTGGACAAAAGCCAGGGGCAACGACACATTTCTCTTGGAGAAATAATAACCTGTCAGCATATAAATCTTTTGAACATCAGCATTTACAAGAAATTTCCGAATCATTAGACCAGCTACAGGCAGGATTTCTACCTCAATCAGAATCATCACTATTGGATCGAGCAGCTGAAAAAATAAATTTTGTACCACAACGTGGTGATTTTACACGAGGAATTTTCTCTGCGATTTATGTAGATATAGCACTGTCTGAACAAGAAGCATATGCGTTATACGAAAACTATTACGCATCTCATCCTTTTACACACGTAAGTCGTAAAAATATAGATTTAAAGCAAGTTGTAAATACCAATAAAAGTATCATACATTTGGAAAAGCACGGAAACAAATTACTGATCCTGAATGTAATAGATAATCTATTAAAAGGTGCATCTGGACAAGCCGTACAGAATATGAATTTGATGTTTGGATTGGATGAAAAAGCTGGCTTGAATTTGAAAAGTGTTGGATTTTAG
- a CDS encoding GNAT family N-acetyltransferase, with amino-acid sequence MIQQATLENLDELVELFDLYRIFYKKESNKEFAKTFLLDRLQNKESIVFIAYIGKEAVGFTQLYPLYSSARMEKNWILNDLYVKEEARKAGIGESLIKKAFSFAKENGAVFVQLSTAVDNYTAQSLYKKIGFELQEPDNKFLLFKKTV; translated from the coding sequence ATGATTCAACAAGCAACTCTTGAAAATTTAGATGAACTGGTAGAATTATTTGATTTATATCGTATTTTCTACAAGAAGGAATCTAATAAGGAATTTGCCAAGACTTTTTTGTTAGATCGTTTACAGAACAAAGAGTCAATTGTTTTTATAGCTTATATCGGTAAAGAAGCAGTAGGCTTTACACAATTGTATCCACTGTATTCTTCAGCAAGGATGGAAAAGAATTGGATACTAAATGACCTTTATGTTAAGGAAGAAGCAAGAAAGGCTGGTATTGGCGAATCTTTAATTAAAAAAGCATTCTCTTTTGCGAAAGAGAATGGAGCTGTTTTCGTGCAGCTTTCAACTGCGGTTGATAATTATACCGCTCAAAGTTTGTATAAGAAAATAGGATTCGAATTGCAAGAACCAGACAACAAGTTTCTTCTTTTTAAGAAAACTGTTTAA